In one window of Rathayibacter caricis DSM 15933 DNA:
- a CDS encoding methionine ABC transporter ATP-binding protein, translated as MPLIRLTDVSKVYPPLSRGATASTAVDGVSLDIEAGDVQGVIGYSGAGKSTLARLVNALEPATSGSIEIDGRDIVGLPERELRRIRLGIGMIFQQFNLFGSKTVWQNVAYPLQVAGTPRAELKTRVDEMLSFVGLSDKARSHPEQLSGGQKQRVGIARALAASPRILLADEATSALDPDTTGEVLALLRRINEELGVTILVITHEMDVIQQLATKVAVMESGRIVERGDVFDVFSAPREPVTRRFVSTVVRSVPSSAEAAVLRQRHRGRLVTLSFSDGSASQGDVFADIAAAGVPFELVYGGITDVRGRAFGHLTVALDASDDVVEPLLARLGARVGLTEVPR; from the coding sequence GTGCCGCTCATCCGCCTCACCGATGTGAGCAAGGTCTACCCGCCCCTGTCCCGCGGGGCGACGGCCTCGACCGCGGTCGACGGCGTGAGCCTCGACATCGAGGCCGGCGACGTCCAGGGCGTGATCGGCTACTCCGGTGCCGGGAAGAGCACGCTCGCGCGCCTCGTCAACGCGCTCGAGCCCGCGACGTCCGGCAGCATCGAGATCGACGGCCGCGACATCGTCGGCCTGCCCGAGCGGGAGCTGCGCCGCATCCGGCTCGGCATCGGCATGATCTTCCAGCAGTTCAACCTGTTCGGCTCGAAGACGGTGTGGCAGAACGTCGCCTACCCGCTGCAGGTCGCCGGCACTCCGCGCGCCGAGCTGAAGACCCGCGTCGACGAGATGCTGAGCTTCGTCGGCCTCTCGGACAAGGCGCGCAGCCACCCGGAGCAGCTCTCGGGCGGGCAGAAGCAGCGGGTCGGTATCGCCCGCGCCCTCGCTGCCTCGCCCCGCATCCTGCTCGCCGACGAGGCCACCAGCGCTCTCGACCCGGACACGACCGGCGAGGTCCTGGCGCTTCTCCGGCGCATCAACGAGGAGCTCGGTGTCACGATCCTCGTCATCACGCACGAGATGGACGTGATCCAGCAGCTCGCGACGAAGGTCGCCGTGATGGAGTCGGGCCGCATCGTCGAGCGCGGCGACGTGTTCGACGTGTTCTCGGCTCCGCGCGAGCCGGTCACCCGGCGCTTCGTCTCGACCGTCGTCCGCTCCGTGCCCTCCTCCGCCGAGGCGGCCGTGCTGCGGCAGCGCCACCGCGGCCGGCTCGTCACGCTCTCGTTCTCGGACGGCTCCGCCTCGCAGGGCGACGTCTTCGCCGACATCGCCGCCGCGGGCGTGCCGTTCGAGCTGGTCTACGGAGGCATCACCGACGTCCGCGGACGCGCCTTCGGCCACCTCACGGTCGCCCTCGACGCGTCGGACGACGTCGTCGAGCCCCTTCTCGCCCGCCTCGGCGCTCGCGTCGGCCTCACGGAGGTGCCCCGATGA
- a CDS encoding MetQ/NlpA family ABC transporter substrate-binding protein, translating into MPTQNDTPDSLGFELKKKRRWPWIAGGAVVALGVGAAIVVPILSPAVSANETEGATLYVATAEGNASEQALVQFVADEVAPKYGIEVEFKGLSDSNTINRAVSEGEVAATVYQHKLWLGQVLESNPDFEEEAATPVFRWGFGLWSDKYGDVSEIPDGGTISLYSDPANEAQGLWLLQSAGLIELKPGTEPGTATQDDIASNPKNLKFTLLDFAAQSRALPDLDAAVGYTEYYLAADIPIEKQIFAPTAPDDFAGQLTIGSRYADTENIQKLVQAFQDPAVQEFLATDETVKGILLPLEG; encoded by the coding sequence ATGCCCACGCAGAACGACACCCCCGACAGCCTCGGCTTCGAGCTGAAGAAGAAGCGCCGCTGGCCGTGGATCGCCGGAGGCGCGGTCGTCGCACTCGGCGTCGGCGCGGCGATCGTCGTCCCGATCCTCTCCCCCGCCGTCTCGGCGAACGAGACCGAGGGAGCGACGCTCTACGTCGCGACCGCCGAGGGCAACGCGTCGGAGCAGGCGCTCGTGCAGTTCGTCGCCGACGAGGTCGCGCCGAAGTACGGCATCGAGGTGGAGTTCAAGGGCCTCTCGGACAGCAACACCATCAACCGCGCCGTCAGCGAGGGCGAGGTGGCGGCGACCGTCTACCAGCACAAGCTCTGGCTCGGGCAGGTGCTCGAGTCGAACCCCGACTTCGAGGAGGAGGCGGCGACTCCGGTGTTCCGCTGGGGCTTCGGACTCTGGAGCGACAAGTACGGCGACGTGTCCGAGATCCCCGACGGCGGCACGATCTCGCTCTACTCCGACCCGGCGAACGAGGCCCAGGGCCTCTGGCTGCTGCAGAGCGCGGGGCTGATCGAGCTGAAGCCCGGCACCGAGCCCGGCACGGCGACGCAGGACGACATCGCCTCGAACCCCAAGAACCTGAAGTTCACCCTGCTCGACTTCGCGGCCCAGTCGCGCGCGCTGCCGGACCTCGACGCGGCCGTCGGCTACACCGAGTACTACCTCGCCGCCGACATCCCGATCGAGAAGCAGATCTTCGCGCCGACCGCTCCCGACGACTTCGCCGGGCAGCTCACGATCGGCTCCCGCTACGCCGACACCGAGAACATCCAGAAGCTCGTGCAGGCGTTCCAGGACCCGGCGGTGCAGGAGTTCCTGGCGACCGACGAGACGGTGAAGGGCATCCTGCTGCCGCTCGAGGGCTGA
- a CDS encoding CPBP family intramembrane glutamic endopeptidase, with protein sequence MPPALAPAAGISVSAVLLFGLRLPLAGYLVLGASLLLALAIDRVLAVDLSLIAAGLVIVSTISVEANLDYPNMALMGAVLSAAVAVPWAIDRYGTKRSIIRFPLRTGQKWTPLEKSYLPAVLVLGWILLPFYFIRSGAYLNWPAIHAPDEVARLFVGVGFVGIWDELFFICVVFAVLRRHLPMWWANVLQAVVFVSFLWELGYREWAPAFTIPFALLQGWIFSKTKSLTYVICVHLLFDLVVFLALVHAHNRDWLRWFVY encoded by the coding sequence GTGCCTCCCGCTCTCGCCCCGGCCGCCGGGATCTCCGTCTCGGCCGTCCTCCTCTTCGGACTCCGCCTCCCGCTCGCGGGCTACCTCGTGCTCGGCGCGAGCCTGCTCCTGGCCCTCGCGATCGACCGCGTCCTCGCGGTGGACCTGTCGCTGATCGCCGCCGGGCTCGTGATCGTCAGCACGATCTCGGTCGAGGCGAACCTCGACTACCCGAACATGGCCCTGATGGGCGCCGTGCTGTCCGCGGCCGTCGCCGTGCCCTGGGCGATCGACCGCTACGGCACGAAGCGGTCGATCATTCGCTTCCCGCTGCGCACCGGGCAGAAGTGGACGCCGCTCGAGAAGTCGTACCTGCCCGCCGTGCTCGTGCTCGGCTGGATCCTGCTGCCGTTCTACTTCATCCGCTCGGGCGCCTACCTGAACTGGCCCGCCATCCACGCTCCGGACGAGGTCGCGCGCCTCTTCGTCGGAGTCGGCTTCGTCGGCATCTGGGACGAGCTGTTCTTCATCTGCGTCGTCTTCGCGGTGCTGCGCCGCCACCTGCCGATGTGGTGGGCGAACGTGCTGCAGGCGGTCGTGTTCGTGTCGTTCCTCTGGGAGCTCGGCTACCGCGAGTGGGCTCCGGCGTTCACGATCCCGTTCGCGCTGCTGCAGGGCTGGATCTTCTCGAAGACGAAGTCGCTGACCTACGTGATCTGCGTGCACCTGCTCTTCGACCTCGTGGTCTTCCTGGCCCTCGTGCACGCCCACAACCGCGACTGGCTGCGCTGGTTCGTGTACTGA
- a CDS encoding GNAT family N-acetyltransferase, giving the protein MTWQLETIPYDHPDADALRAAQRIELDERYGSTDHEPGVPPSAADVPVFVVARDAGGTARACGGLRPLADSVLGPGVIEVKRMFVDPSARGSGVATLVLRRLEQLAAGLGATRLVLETGTRQPDAVRFYEREGYTSVPLFGAYIGGEWSLCFSRDL; this is encoded by the coding sequence ATGACCTGGCAGCTCGAGACGATCCCCTACGACCATCCCGACGCGGATGCACTCCGCGCCGCCCAGCGCATCGAGCTCGACGAGCGCTACGGCAGCACCGACCACGAGCCCGGCGTGCCTCCCTCGGCCGCCGATGTCCCCGTGTTCGTCGTGGCCCGCGACGCCGGCGGCACGGCACGGGCCTGCGGTGGCCTCCGTCCGCTGGCCGACTCGGTCCTCGGCCCCGGAGTGATCGAGGTCAAGCGGATGTTCGTGGACCCGTCGGCGCGCGGGTCCGGCGTCGCGACCCTCGTCCTCCGCCGGCTCGAGCAGCTCGCGGCGGGGCTCGGAGCGACGCGACTCGTCCTCGAGACCGGCACCCGGCAGCCGGACGCGGTCCGCTTCTACGAGCGCGAGGGCTACACGTCCGTCCCGCTCTTCGGCGCCTACATCGGCGGCGAGTGGTCGCTCTGCTTCTCTCGCGACCTCTGA
- a CDS encoding methionine ABC transporter permease, with amino-acid sequence MSLHLDNRVPIAEIPALVLPALGETLIMVGIVMTIVVLVGIPLGAAVHNLAPGGLFENRAAHQTLSWVISIGRSLPFLILMASIMPFTRLITGTNIGIAAAVVPMSIAGIAFFTRIVENALRSVPIALTRVARASGASRLQVIRSAQLSEAVPQIIGGLTINTIAMIEYSAIAGTIGAGGIGYVAVTYGYQRFDNTVMLATIVILVATVALVQLTGDALVRATTPSASRTRRSERVAVAV; translated from the coding sequence ATGAGCCTGCACCTCGACAACCGCGTCCCGATCGCCGAGATCCCGGCGCTGGTGCTGCCGGCACTCGGCGAGACCCTGATCATGGTCGGCATCGTGATGACGATCGTCGTGCTCGTCGGCATCCCCCTGGGAGCCGCCGTCCACAACCTGGCGCCCGGCGGGCTGTTCGAGAACCGCGCCGCCCACCAGACGCTGAGCTGGGTGATCAGCATCGGCCGCTCGCTGCCGTTCCTGATCCTGATGGCCTCGATCATGCCGTTCACCCGGCTGATCACCGGGACCAACATCGGCATCGCCGCGGCCGTCGTGCCGATGTCGATCGCGGGCATCGCGTTCTTCACCCGCATCGTCGAGAACGCGCTGCGGAGCGTGCCGATCGCGCTGACCCGCGTGGCCCGCGCCTCCGGAGCGTCGCGACTGCAGGTCATCCGCTCGGCGCAGCTCAGCGAGGCCGTGCCGCAGATCATCGGCGGCCTGACCATCAACACGATCGCGATGATCGAGTACTCGGCCATCGCGGGCACGATCGGAGCCGGCGGCATCGGCTACGTGGCCGTCACCTACGGCTACCAGCGCTTCGACAACACGGTGATGCTCGCGACGATCGTGATCCTCGTCGCCACGGTCGCGCTCGTGCAGCTCACCGGCGACGCCCTCGTGCGCGCCACGACGCCGAGCGCCTCGCGCACCCGGCGGTCCGAGCGCGTCGCCGTCGCGGTCTGA
- a CDS encoding LPXTG cell wall anchor domain-containing protein gives MRTARGGRTASVITTAALLGALAFPSAAGATEILEAPASEATPTAVAPALEPTPTPVDTSDPEPTSTPEATAEPVAAPIATEAPVTAPPAPSEAPVAVAPVLTLPRTDFVAGAGIIGDRSTGWGDGLDVVGSGFAPGSSVVVALMDGPTPEARTTVVSSANGEVVLDDWFPGALDGGFSLYPHLPRPGEQITVVASATDAAGVQLTSNAVVLTITQPDPAVSFVLAEDGSPFQLGSDVNVAAFRVFGIAALLRGFDRDEDVTTTLTAPDGSVTTIANDVPGSALYGETSFLLDESTMVDQFGTFTVTGVGASSGRTVSASLVQVPDKPGIRIWPVRAPLEPSAPDVERTSGGAVFGFTAGERVSVSIHSLDGTRQRLVDGGTRLDYTVDTVGWSLIALGEYPLADPEPEIYCVVALGTTSGRTATAEYDYGRSVSDPVDCSAAEAAARAGSGAGSGVTAGRPVLAATGVSPSAPLALAAFGILGGLALMITRRRRA, from the coding sequence GTGCGTACAGCGCGAGGGGGCCGCACGGCCTCCGTCATCACGACCGCCGCACTGCTGGGAGCGCTCGCGTTCCCGAGTGCGGCGGGGGCCACCGAGATCCTCGAGGCGCCCGCCTCCGAGGCGACGCCGACCGCGGTCGCGCCGGCGCTCGAGCCCACGCCGACCCCGGTCGACACGAGCGATCCGGAGCCGACGAGCACGCCGGAGGCGACGGCCGAGCCGGTCGCCGCACCGATCGCCACCGAGGCGCCCGTCACCGCACCGCCCGCGCCCAGCGAGGCGCCGGTGGCTGTGGCCCCGGTCCTCACTCTGCCCCGCACCGACTTCGTCGCGGGCGCCGGCATCATCGGCGACCGCTCGACCGGCTGGGGCGACGGCCTCGACGTCGTCGGCTCCGGATTCGCCCCGGGCTCCTCCGTCGTCGTCGCGCTGATGGACGGCCCGACCCCGGAGGCCCGCACGACCGTCGTCTCGTCCGCCAACGGCGAGGTCGTGCTGGACGACTGGTTCCCCGGGGCTCTGGACGGCGGCTTCAGCCTCTACCCGCACCTCCCCCGCCCCGGCGAGCAGATCACCGTCGTGGCCTCGGCCACGGACGCGGCCGGGGTGCAGCTCACCTCGAACGCGGTGGTGCTGACGATCACGCAGCCCGACCCGGCGGTGTCCTTCGTCCTCGCCGAGGACGGCTCGCCGTTCCAGCTCGGCTCAGATGTGAACGTCGCAGCCTTCCGGGTCTTCGGCATCGCCGCCCTGCTGAGAGGCTTCGACCGGGATGAGGACGTCACGACGACCCTGACCGCGCCCGACGGCTCCGTCACGACGATCGCTAACGACGTCCCTGGCTCCGCCCTCTACGGTGAAACGTCCTTCCTGCTGGACGAGAGCACGATGGTCGACCAGTTCGGCACGTTCACGGTGACGGGCGTGGGGGCGTCCAGCGGGCGCACCGTCTCCGCCTCGCTCGTGCAGGTCCCCGACAAGCCGGGCATCAGGATCTGGCCGGTGCGGGCGCCGCTCGAGCCCTCCGCCCCCGACGTCGAGCGAACGAGCGGTGGAGCCGTCTTCGGCTTCACCGCGGGCGAGCGCGTCTCGGTGAGCATCCACTCCCTCGACGGCACTCGCCAGCGCCTCGTCGACGGCGGCACCCGTCTCGATTACACCGTGGACACGGTCGGCTGGAGCCTGATCGCGCTGGGCGAGTACCCGCTCGCCGACCCGGAGCCCGAGATCTACTGCGTCGTCGCGCTGGGCACGACCAGCGGTCGCACCGCCACCGCGGAGTACGACTACGGCCGGTCCGTGTCCGACCCGGTCGACTGCTCGGCGGCCGAGGCGGCGGCTCGCGCGGGCAGCGGCGCGGGCTCCGGAGTCACGGCAGGTCGGCCCGTCCTCGCCGCGACCGGCGTCTCGCCCTCGGCTCCCCTCGCCCTCGCGGCGTTCGGGATCCTCGGCGGACTCGCGCTGATGATCACGCGCCGCCGCCGCGCCTAG
- the bla gene encoding class A beta-lactamase encodes MPTTSDHLLPRSPVPAALRGLGGALVLVLALAACASDDADPGVAGAGTPGVTATSPPATTPPGTPDVDAAAVETALAALEAEYDARIGLVAVDTEDERTVEHRADEQFRFASAIKALAAGALLARTEPADLERVVTWSDVVDHSPVTGPATATGLPLGEVAEAAVRLSDNTAHNVVLQELGGPAGLQEALRALGDDVTRIDRIEPELNRVSPEGLDTGTARSLAADLRALLLGDALHPVDRAQLRDWMSGNATGDALVRAGAPDGWSVLDKSGGAGGLRNDLAVVERPDAAPIVIAVLTERSDPSLPYDDALVARAASVALEALR; translated from the coding sequence GTGCCCACGACCTCGGATCACCTCCTTCCACGCAGTCCTGTCCCGGCCGCGCTCCGCGGGCTCGGTGGCGCACTCGTGCTGGTGCTCGCACTCGCGGCGTGCGCTTCCGATGACGCGGATCCGGGCGTCGCTGGAGCGGGCACTCCGGGTGTGACCGCGACCAGCCCTCCCGCGACGACTCCGCCCGGCACCCCGGACGTCGACGCCGCCGCGGTCGAGACCGCCCTCGCCGCCCTCGAGGCCGAGTACGACGCCCGGATCGGGCTCGTCGCGGTCGACACCGAGGACGAGCGCACCGTCGAGCACCGCGCCGACGAGCAGTTCCGCTTCGCCTCCGCGATCAAGGCCCTGGCCGCGGGCGCGCTGCTCGCCCGCACCGAGCCTGCGGATCTCGAGCGGGTCGTCACCTGGAGCGACGTGGTCGATCACTCCCCCGTCACCGGGCCCGCCACGGCGACGGGCCTGCCGCTCGGCGAAGTGGCCGAGGCCGCGGTCCGCCTCAGCGACAACACCGCTCACAACGTCGTGCTGCAGGAGCTCGGCGGGCCGGCCGGACTGCAGGAGGCGCTCCGCGCACTCGGCGACGACGTCACGCGCATCGACCGGATCGAGCCCGAGCTGAACCGGGTCTCACCGGAGGGTCTCGACACCGGCACCGCGCGGTCGCTCGCGGCCGACCTGCGCGCGCTCCTCCTGGGCGACGCCCTCCATCCGGTCGACCGTGCCCAGCTGCGCGACTGGATGAGCGGCAACGCGACGGGCGACGCGCTCGTGCGCGCGGGTGCTCCCGACGGCTGGAGCGTCCTCGACAAGTCCGGCGGCGCGGGCGGTCTCCGGAACGACCTCGCGGTCGTCGAGCGCCCAGATGCGGCTCCGATCGTGATCGCCGTGCTGACCGAGCGCAGCGACCCGTCGCTCCCGTACGACGACGCCCTCGTCGCCCGCGCCGCGTCCGTCGCGCTGGAGGCGCTCCGCTGA
- a CDS encoding Gfo/Idh/MocA family protein — protein MSNDRALRVALVGTAFMGRTHSHAWRTAARFFPLPLEPELAVLVGSNPETTRERAEVLGWSESSTDWRAVIERDDIDLIDICTPGDTHAEIAIAALEAGKHVLCEKPLANSVEEAERMAAAVRASDRVAMCGFSYRRTPALALAKRFVDEGRLGAIRHVRAQYLQDWLRDSEAPLTWRLQKDRAGSGALGDIGAHSIDTAQWLTGRRISSVSAVLRTFTTERPVLAEQSGLGGRAEEGAERGPVTVDDAVAFTAAFEGGALGVFEATRVATGRRNANRIEINGETGSIAFDFERMNELEYYDARDADEAQGFRRIQVTEPAHPYMEAWWPTGHGIGYEHLFTHQVVDLVEAIAGGTPVAPTFDDALDVQRVLDAVSTSAGHNSESTPIARGSGPV, from the coding sequence ATGTCGAACGACCGAGCACTGCGGGTGGCACTCGTGGGGACCGCTTTCATGGGCAGGACCCACTCGCACGCCTGGCGCACCGCCGCCCGCTTCTTCCCCCTGCCGCTGGAGCCTGAGCTCGCGGTGCTCGTGGGGAGCAACCCCGAGACGACCCGCGAGCGGGCGGAGGTCCTCGGCTGGAGCGAGTCCTCGACCGACTGGCGGGCGGTGATCGAGCGCGACGACATCGACCTGATCGACATCTGCACCCCCGGAGACACGCACGCCGAGATCGCGATCGCGGCTCTCGAGGCGGGCAAGCACGTGCTCTGCGAGAAGCCGCTCGCCAATTCCGTCGAGGAGGCCGAGCGGATGGCGGCCGCCGTGCGCGCCTCCGACCGCGTCGCGATGTGCGGATTCAGCTACCGCCGCACTCCCGCGCTCGCCCTCGCCAAGCGCTTCGTCGACGAGGGGCGGCTCGGGGCGATCCGCCACGTCCGCGCGCAGTACCTGCAGGACTGGCTGCGCGACTCCGAGGCGCCGCTGACCTGGCGCCTGCAGAAGGACCGGGCAGGATCGGGCGCGCTGGGCGACATCGGCGCGCACAGCATCGACACGGCGCAGTGGCTGACCGGCCGGCGGATCTCCTCCGTCTCGGCGGTGCTGCGCACCTTCACGACCGAGCGCCCGGTGCTGGCCGAGCAGTCGGGGCTCGGCGGGCGCGCCGAGGAGGGGGCGGAGCGAGGACCGGTCACGGTCGACGACGCGGTCGCGTTCACGGCGGCGTTCGAGGGAGGCGCCCTCGGCGTCTTCGAGGCGACCCGCGTCGCGACCGGCCGCCGCAACGCCAATCGCATCGAGATCAACGGCGAGACCGGCTCGATCGCGTTCGACTTCGAGCGGATGAACGAGCTCGAGTACTACGACGCGCGCGACGCCGACGAGGCGCAGGGGTTCCGGCGCATCCAGGTGACCGAGCCCGCGCACCCGTACATGGAGGCGTGGTGGCCCACCGGGCACGGCATCGGCTACGAGCACCTCTTCACGCACCAGGTCGTCGACCTGGTCGAGGCGATCGCGGGCGGCACCCCGGTGGCTCCGACGTTCGACGATGCGCTCGACGTGCAGCGTGTGCTCGACGCGGTCTCGACGAGCGCCGGGCACAACTCCGAGTCGACGCCTATCGCGCGGGGATCCGGCCCGGTCTGA
- a CDS encoding MetQ/NlpA family ABC transporter substrate-binding protein has translation MSLRTTLLATTAITASALLLAGCSASAGESDTVRIGVVGASDPYWATYEEAAADAGIDVEIVDFSDYNQPNPALSEGEIDLNQFQHIVYLAQYNTSADEDLVPIGATAIYPLGLYSTQYDSVEDIPEGSTVAVPNDESNQARGLLVLQSAGLIELKDGGSIFSSVDDVDTAKSKVDVTALEASLTPTSLPDVAAAIINNDFIENAGLEATDAIATDDPSDPNALPYVNVFAARSEDADNETYQELVDIYQSTQAVLDGVSEQSGGTAIFVKTPADELEASLETVEADTAAQG, from the coding sequence ATGTCCCTGCGCACGACGCTCCTCGCGACCACCGCGATCACCGCCTCCGCCCTCCTCCTCGCCGGCTGCTCCGCCTCGGCGGGCGAGAGCGACACCGTCCGCATCGGCGTCGTCGGTGCCAGCGACCCCTACTGGGCCACCTACGAGGAGGCCGCGGCCGACGCCGGCATCGACGTCGAGATCGTCGACTTCAGCGACTACAACCAGCCCAACCCGGCGCTGTCCGAGGGCGAGATCGACCTCAACCAGTTCCAGCACATCGTCTACCTGGCGCAGTACAACACGTCCGCCGACGAGGACCTCGTGCCGATCGGCGCGACCGCGATCTACCCGCTCGGCCTCTACTCCACGCAGTACGACAGCGTCGAGGACATCCCCGAGGGCTCGACCGTGGCCGTCCCGAACGACGAGAGCAACCAGGCCCGCGGCCTGCTCGTGCTCCAGTCGGCCGGTCTGATCGAGCTGAAGGACGGCGGCAGCATCTTCTCGAGCGTCGACGACGTCGACACCGCGAAGTCCAAGGTCGACGTGACCGCCCTCGAGGCGTCGCTGACCCCGACCTCGCTGCCGGACGTCGCCGCCGCCATCATCAACAACGACTTCATCGAGAACGCCGGCCTCGAGGCCACCGACGCGATCGCGACGGACGACCCGAGCGACCCCAACGCGCTCCCCTACGTCAACGTGTTCGCCGCCCGCTCCGAGGACGCCGACAACGAGACCTACCAGGAGCTCGTCGACATCTACCAGAGCACGCAGGCCGTGCTCGACGGAGTGTCGGAGCAGTCCGGCGGCACCGCGATCTTCGTGAAGACCCCCGCCGACGAGCTGGAGGCCTCGCTCGAGACCGTCGAGGCGGACACCGCCGCGCAGGGCTGA
- a CDS encoding methionine ABC transporter ATP-binding protein, with protein sequence MIRLEQLTKVYGHGDAAVTVLDRLDFSVATGEIFAVVGPSGAGKSTLAACVNLLERPTSGSVVVNGDALSQLSEQELRVARRRIGTVFQSDGLFSRRTAAQNVALPLEYLGVTPAETKRRVAELLDRVGLTERARHYPHQLSGGQRQRVGIARALALRPSVLLSDEATSGLDPASTTAITTLLKELRDDLGLSILFITHEMETVRQVADSAALLDHGRIVESGRLVDLLRDASSPLGLALNPLRPAATPAPGLTEWVLGYARSDVPADWIVRLGETVGPVSLLGAAIETVAGRAVGHATIALGPVDERRLVDAAGALGLSVRPAPARLDSAPLELTEEIAA encoded by the coding sequence ATGATCCGCCTCGAGCAGCTCACGAAGGTCTACGGACACGGCGACGCCGCCGTCACCGTGCTCGACCGCCTCGACTTCTCGGTCGCGACGGGCGAGATCTTCGCCGTCGTCGGCCCGAGTGGCGCCGGGAAGAGCACGCTCGCCGCGTGCGTGAACCTCCTCGAGCGCCCCACCTCCGGCTCGGTCGTCGTGAACGGCGATGCGCTCTCGCAGCTGTCCGAGCAGGAGCTGCGCGTCGCGCGCCGCCGTATCGGCACCGTCTTCCAGTCCGACGGCCTCTTCAGCCGCCGCACCGCGGCCCAGAACGTCGCGCTGCCGCTCGAGTACCTCGGAGTGACCCCCGCCGAGACCAAGCGCCGCGTCGCCGAGCTGCTCGACCGCGTCGGACTCACCGAGCGCGCCCGGCACTACCCGCACCAGCTGTCGGGCGGTCAGCGCCAGCGCGTCGGCATCGCCCGGGCCCTGGCCCTGCGCCCCAGCGTGCTGCTCTCGGACGAGGCCACCTCAGGGCTCGACCCCGCGTCGACGACCGCGATCACGACCCTCCTCAAGGAGCTGCGCGACGACCTCGGCCTGTCGATCCTCTTCATCACGCACGAGATGGAGACGGTGCGGCAGGTCGCCGACTCGGCCGCCCTGCTCGATCACGGCCGCATCGTGGAGTCGGGACGACTCGTCGACCTGCTCCGCGACGCCTCCTCGCCGCTGGGCCTCGCGCTCAATCCGCTGCGCCCGGCCGCGACTCCGGCCCCCGGGCTCACCGAGTGGGTGCTCGGCTACGCGCGCTCCGACGTGCCGGCCGACTGGATCGTCCGCCTGGGCGAGACGGTCGGACCGGTGTCGCTCCTCGGCGCCGCCATCGAGACGGTCGCCGGCCGGGCCGTCGGCCACGCCACGATCGCGCTCGGACCCGTCGACGAGCGCCGCCTCGTCGACGCCGCCGGAGCGCTGGGCCTGTCGGTCCGCCCGGCCCCCGCCCGCCTCGACTCCGCCCCGCTCGAGCTCACCGAGGAGATCGCCGCATGA
- a CDS encoding methionine ABC transporter permease — MNALIELLPELAKATGETLYIVALSLLFGGLGGLLIGLGLALTRGGALFANRLVYGLLNVIVNVFRPIPFIIFIAAAQPLARLVVGSGIGTDAIIFSLSLAAAFGIGRIVEQNLLTVQPGVIEAARSVGAGRLRIVRTVLLPEALGPLILGYTFVFVAIVDMSAVAGYIGAGGLGNFAIQYGYRQFEPVVTWGAVLVIIVIVQLVQLLGNVLARRVLRR; from the coding sequence ATGAACGCCCTGATCGAGCTGCTCCCCGAACTCGCGAAGGCCACCGGCGAGACGCTCTACATCGTCGCCCTCAGCCTGCTCTTCGGCGGGCTCGGCGGCCTGCTGATCGGCCTCGGCCTCGCCCTCACCCGCGGCGGCGCGCTGTTCGCGAACCGCCTGGTCTACGGACTGCTGAACGTGATCGTCAACGTCTTCCGGCCGATCCCGTTCATCATCTTCATCGCGGCCGCCCAGCCGCTCGCGCGCCTCGTGGTCGGCTCGGGCATCGGCACCGACGCGATCATCTTCTCGCTGTCGCTCGCCGCCGCGTTCGGCATCGGCCGCATCGTCGAGCAGAACCTGCTGACCGTGCAGCCCGGCGTGATCGAGGCCGCGCGCTCGGTCGGAGCGGGCCGGCTGCGCATCGTGCGCACCGTGCTGCTCCCCGAGGCGCTCGGCCCGCTGATCCTCGGCTACACCTTCGTCTTCGTCGCCATCGTCGACATGTCGGCGGTCGCCGGCTACATCGGCGCGGGCGGCCTCGGCAACTTCGCGATCCAGTACGGCTACCGCCAGTTCGAGCCGGTCGTGACCTGGGGTGCGGTGCTCGTGATCATCGTGATCGTGCAGCTGGTGCAGCTGCTGGGCAACGTGCTCGCGCGGCGGGTGCTGCGGCGCTGA